The Coffea arabica cultivar ET-39 chromosome 9e, Coffea Arabica ET-39 HiFi, whole genome shotgun sequence genome has a window encoding:
- the LOC113710565 gene encoding uncharacterized protein isoform X2, with translation MTNDGAAHLVYVRRKPDPPHLPPASSDPHQPPIPALDSESPPGKSVHHQYQSSSENISGPNQVSPGISSSMRTPPAPTKLTAIPAATPITHWENDPSCKLNNSLHKLDRSDQKDYIEMLRSLSSVELSKHAVELEKRSIQLSLEEGKDEPRIF, from the exons ATGACTAATGATGGGGCTGCCCATCTCGTGTACGTCCGTAGAAAGCCCGACCCACCACATCTACCACCTGCCTCTTCTGACCCGCACCAACCACCCATACCCGCTCTCGATTCTGAATCGCCACCTGGGAAATCCGTTCATCATCAATACCAGTCTTCTTCTGAAAATATTTCTGGCCCTAATCAAGTCTCTCCTGGGATTTCATCTTCCATGCGCACTCCTCCTGCTCCCACCAAATTGACTGCTATTCCTGCCGCTACTCCAATTACGCATTGGGAAAATGATCCGTCTTGCAAACTAAACAACTCCCTGCACAAGTTGGACCGCTCAGATCAAAAGGATTATATTGAGA TGCTTCGATCTCTTTCCTCTGTGGAACTTAGTAAGCATGCTGTTGAACTGGAGAAGAGGTCAATTCAGCTTTCCCTGGAAGAAG GCAAAGACGAGCCTAGAATCTTCTAA
- the LOC113710565 gene encoding uncharacterized protein isoform X1 — translation MTNDGAAHLVYVRRKPDPPHLPPASSDPHQPPIPALDSESPPGKSVHHQYQSSSENISGPNQVSPGISSSMRTPPAPTKLTAIPAATPITHWENDPSCKLNNSLHKLDRSDQKDYIEMLRSLSSVELSKHAVELEKRSIQLSLEEAKELQRVQALDVLERYSKHSRVPSNQQNM, via the exons ATGACTAATGATGGGGCTGCCCATCTCGTGTACGTCCGTAGAAAGCCCGACCCACCACATCTACCACCTGCCTCTTCTGACCCGCACCAACCACCCATACCCGCTCTCGATTCTGAATCGCCACCTGGGAAATCCGTTCATCATCAATACCAGTCTTCTTCTGAAAATATTTCTGGCCCTAATCAAGTCTCTCCTGGGATTTCATCTTCCATGCGCACTCCTCCTGCTCCCACCAAATTGACTGCTATTCCTGCCGCTACTCCAATTACGCATTGGGAAAATGATCCGTCTTGCAAACTAAACAACTCCCTGCACAAGTTGGACCGCTCAGATCAAAAGGATTATATTGAGA TGCTTCGATCTCTTTCCTCTGTGGAACTTAGTAAGCATGCTGTTGAACTGGAGAAGAGGTCAATTCAGCTTTCCCTGGAAGAAG CAAAAGAGCTTCAACGAGTTCAAGCCCTTGATGTCTTGGAGAGATACTCGAAGCACTCGAGAGTGCCCTCGAACCAACAAAACATGTAA
- the LOC113709534 gene encoding protein NLP2-like isoform X1, whose amino-acid sequence MGDGAFTANDSGTLSDNVLDFDLMDELLFDGFWLESTRESNFWEPGPSTTGALDSPLYYSLTPEINIAHFNSNLDQASISEEAKTTDFVDHKALDRTQMDEFGTRHRENLDAALHSASSGQPEGFLVEGSDMNRRLWVGPTGDPTPNTSVRKRLVQAIEYLRKSTSDKDALIQLWVPVKRGGGRVLSTKNQPFSLDPNCRSLAEYRHISRNYQFAAEEDSKELVGLPGRVFLKKLPEWTPDVRFFMGEEYPRVNHAQQYNVRGCLALPVFQRGSGTCLGVVEIVSTAQKVNYRPELENVCKALEAVDLSSSIISTSPNMKDCDESYQLALVDIRSVLKYVCDMNKLPLAQTWASCSWQGKGGCRHSEENYVRCVSTVDSACYVRDPQVMDFHAACSEHHLLKAEGLPGGAFMTDQPCFATDITAFSKTDYPLSHHAKIFGMRAAVAIRVQSIYTKSADFVLEFFLPLDCTDAEDQKQMLNSIFSALQQICHCLHVIADQKVREETTIPDDEKPSSSVSKSVKEKTLGFVSPAKELSLSTSSWVAPALDNSGTAKDVAFSLDNHQEDPEEECKLTTQWDNNKAELHHTPTSPKLIQIQQRSGSKGNVVGSEDVSAVGVHNSMGDRSTGQRRRTKTEKSISLQDLRQYFSGSLKDAAKSIGVCPTTLKRICRQHGITRWPSRKIKKVGHSLRKLQLVIDSVQCADGAIRLSSFYTNFPELNSANLPTPSNLSMPQGSDHLQELTTQPEGCILSPETTASKSPSSSGSHSSSSSFCYSTGPMQSLPVHVPSAQDASSAEECRAALKKTCSDAELHDLVKREETKLLGRSQSQKIFIDDASPDTLPSLPQTSSQILQSGSLFRVKVNFGEEKVRFSLQPRWGFADLLKEVRRRFSIDDLIEIDLKYLDDDNEWVLLTCDADLEECIDIHKSSKSTVIRLSIHQGRHFNVGSTSGSHGS is encoded by the exons ATGGGAGATGGGGCCTTCACAGCTAATGACTCGGGAACACTTTCTGACAATGTCCTGGACTTCGATCTCATGGATGAACTCTTGTTTGATGGTTTCTGGTTAGAATCTACACGGGAGTCCAACTTTTGGGAGCCTGGTCCGTCTACTACCGGTGCTTTAGATTCCCCTCTATACTATTCCCTTACTCCAGAGATTAACATAGCCCATTTTAATTCGAACCTAGATCAGGCAAGCATTTCAGAAGAAGCAAAAACGACTGATTTTGTTGACCATAAGGCTCTCGATCGTACCCAAATGGATGAATTTGGGACAAGACACCGGGAGAACCTTGACGCTGCTCTTCATTCTGCATCTTCAGGACAACCTGAAGGCTTTTTGGTAGAAGGGAGCGACATGAACAGAAGATTATGGGTTGGACCAACTGGAGATCCAACTCCAAATACCTCGGTGAGAAAGAGACTAGTGCAGGCTATTGAATACCTGAGGAAATCCACTTCTGATAAGGATGCTCTGATTCAACTTTGGGTGCCTGTAAAAAGAGGAGGCGGACGTGTTCTTTCAACTAAAAATCAACCATTCTCCCTCGATCCAAATTGCAGAAGTCTTGCAGAATACAGACACATCTCCAGAAACTATCAATTTGCCGCTGAGGAGGACTCCAAGGAGCTTGTTGGATTGCCTGGCCGTGTCTTCTTGAAGAAGTTGCCCGAGTGGACTCCTGATGTTCGTTTTTTCATGGGAGAAGAGTATCCACGTGTTAATCATGCCCAGCAGTACAATGTTAGAGGGTGTCTTGCTCTTCCTGTTTTTCAAAGAGGAAGTGGAACTTGCTTAGGTGTTGTTGAAATTGTCTCAACAGCTCAGAAAGTTAATTATCGCCCTGAACTTGAAAACGTTTGCAAAGCTCTTGAG GCTGTCGATTTAAGCAGCTCAATTATCTCAACTTCTCCCAACATGAAG GATTGTGACGAGTCCTACCAACTAGCTTTAGTAGATATCCGATCTGTGTTGAAATATGTCTGTGACATGAATAAATTGCCGCTGGCTCAGACTTGGGCCTCTTGTAGCTGGCAAGGCAAAGGCGGGTGCAGGCACTCCGAAGAGAACTATGTGCGTTGTGTTTCTACCGTTGACTCTGCTTGCTATGTGCGTGATCCACAAGTTATGGACTTCCATGCGGCTTGCTCCGAGCACCACTTGCTTAAAGCCGAAGGTTTGCCAGGGGGAGCATTCATGACAGATCAACCATGTTTTGCTACTGATATCACAGCCTTCAGCAAGACAGATTACCCTCTTTCTCACCATGCCAAAATATTTGGAATGCGTGCTGCTGTAGCGATACGCGTTCAGAGTATTTACACTAAATCTGCTGACTTTGTTTTGGAGTTCTTTCTACCGCTTGATTGCACAGATGCTGAGGACCAGAAGCAGATGTTGAACTCAATATTTTCTGCATTACAACAGATTTGCCACTGTTTGCATGTCATCGCAGACCAAAAGGTAAGAGAAGAAACAACCATTCCTGATGATGAAAAGCCAAGCTCTTCTGTCAGTAAATCAGTAAAAGAGAAGACTTTAGGTTTTGTATCACCCGCTAAGGAATTATCTCTAAGCACTTCCTCCTGGGTTGCACCCGCACTAGACAACTCAGGGACGGCCAAAGATGTAGCTTTCTCTCTGGATAATCACCAGGAGGATCCAGAAGAAGAGTGCAAGTTGACAACCCAGTGGGACAACAATAAGGCGGAGCTACATCATACGCCTACATCCCCCAAGCTCATCCAAATTCAGCAACGTTCTGGATCGAAAGGAAATGTTGTGGGTAGTGAAGATGTTTCTGCAGTTGGGGTTCATAACTCAATGGGTGACAGAAGCACAGGTCAAAGAAGAAGGACGAAGACTGAGAAGAGTATCAGCTTGCAAGATCTAAGACAGTACTTTTCTGGTAGCCTGAAAGATGCTGCGAAGAGTATTGGAG TATGTCCCACAACATTAAAAAGAATATGCAGGCAACACGGAATCACTAGGTGGCCTTCTCGAAAGATAAAGAAGGTTGGCCACTCGTTAAGAAAGCTCCAACTTGTGATCGATTCAGTCCAGTGTGCCGATGGCGCTATTCGACTGAGTTCTTTCTATACCAACTTCCCTGAACTGAATTCTGCAAATTTACCAACTCCAAGTAACTTGTCCATGCCACAAGGGAGCGATCATTTGCAGGAACTGACCACTCAACCTGAGGGTTGCATCTTAAGCCCTGAAACTACTGCTTCAAAATCACCTTCTTCTTCTGGTAGTCATAGCTCCAGTTCAAGTTTTTGTTATTCCACTGGGCCAATGCAGTCTCTTCCTGTCCACGTGCCCAGTGCTCAAGATGCTTCATCTGCAGAAGAGTGCAGAGCAGCACTGAAGAAAACATGCAGTGATGCAGAGTTGCATGATTTGGTTAAAAGAGAAGAAACCAAGCTTCTAGGGAGATCTCAAAGCCAAAAGATTTTCATTGATGATGCTTCTCCTGATACTCTGCCTTCCTTGCCACAGACTAGCAGCCAGATATTACAGAGTGGAAGCTTGTTTAGGGTAAAAGTAAATTTCGGGGAAGAAAAGGTTCGGTTTAGTCTACAGCCTCGTTGGGGTTTTGCAGATTTATTGAAAGAAGTACGGAGGCGCTTTAGCATAGACGATCTCATTGAGATTGATCTTAAATATTTGGATGATGACAATGAATGGGTGCTTTTGACATGTGATGCTGATCTTGAAGAATGTATAGACATACACAAATCCTCTAAAAGCACCGTGATCAGACTGTCCATCCACCAGGGCCGTCATTTTAATGTTGGAAGCACATCTGGTAGCCATGGCTCATGA
- the LOC113709534 gene encoding protein NLP2-like isoform X3: protein MDEFGTRHRENLDAALHSASSGQPEGFLVEGSDMNRRLWVGPTGDPTPNTSVRKRLVQAIEYLRKSTSDKDALIQLWVPVKRGGGRVLSTKNQPFSLDPNCRSLAEYRHISRNYQFAAEEDSKELVGLPGRVFLKKLPEWTPDVRFFMGEEYPRVNHAQQYNVRGCLALPVFQRGSGTCLGVVEIVSTAQKVNYRPELENVCKALEAVDLSSSIISTSPNMKDCDESYQLALVDIRSVLKYVCDMNKLPLAQTWASCSWQGKGGCRHSEENYVRCVSTVDSACYVRDPQVMDFHAACSEHHLLKAEGLPGGAFMTDQPCFATDITAFSKTDYPLSHHAKIFGMRAAVAIRVQSIYTKSADFVLEFFLPLDCTDAEDQKQMLNSIFSALQQICHCLHVIADQKVREETTIPDDEKPSSSVSKSVKEKTLGFVSPAKELSLSTSSWVAPALDNSGTAKDVAFSLDNHQEDPEEECKLTTQWDNNKAELHHTPTSPKLIQIQQRSGSKGNVVGSEDVSAVGVHNSMGDRSTGQRRRTKTEKSISLQDLRQYFSGSLKDAAKSIGVCPTTLKRICRQHGITRWPSRKIKKVGHSLRKLQLVIDSVQCADGAIRLSSFYTNFPELNSANLPTPSNLSMPQGSDHLQELTTQPEGCILSPETTASKSPSSSGSHSSSSSFCYSTGPMQSLPVHVPSAQDASSAEECRAALKKTCSDAELHDLVKREETKLLGRSQSQKIFIDDASPDTLPSLPQTSSQILQSGSLFRVKVNFGEEKVRFSLQPRWGFADLLKEVRRRFSIDDLIEIDLKYLDDDNEWVLLTCDADLEECIDIHKSSKSTVIRLSIHQGRHFNVGSTSGSHGS from the exons ATGGATGAATTTGGGACAAGACACCGGGAGAACCTTGACGCTGCTCTTCATTCTGCATCTTCAGGACAACCTGAAGGCTTTTTGGTAGAAGGGAGCGACATGAACAGAAGATTATGGGTTGGACCAACTGGAGATCCAACTCCAAATACCTCGGTGAGAAAGAGACTAGTGCAGGCTATTGAATACCTGAGGAAATCCACTTCTGATAAGGATGCTCTGATTCAACTTTGGGTGCCTGTAAAAAGAGGAGGCGGACGTGTTCTTTCAACTAAAAATCAACCATTCTCCCTCGATCCAAATTGCAGAAGTCTTGCAGAATACAGACACATCTCCAGAAACTATCAATTTGCCGCTGAGGAGGACTCCAAGGAGCTTGTTGGATTGCCTGGCCGTGTCTTCTTGAAGAAGTTGCCCGAGTGGACTCCTGATGTTCGTTTTTTCATGGGAGAAGAGTATCCACGTGTTAATCATGCCCAGCAGTACAATGTTAGAGGGTGTCTTGCTCTTCCTGTTTTTCAAAGAGGAAGTGGAACTTGCTTAGGTGTTGTTGAAATTGTCTCAACAGCTCAGAAAGTTAATTATCGCCCTGAACTTGAAAACGTTTGCAAAGCTCTTGAG GCTGTCGATTTAAGCAGCTCAATTATCTCAACTTCTCCCAACATGAAG GATTGTGACGAGTCCTACCAACTAGCTTTAGTAGATATCCGATCTGTGTTGAAATATGTCTGTGACATGAATAAATTGCCGCTGGCTCAGACTTGGGCCTCTTGTAGCTGGCAAGGCAAAGGCGGGTGCAGGCACTCCGAAGAGAACTATGTGCGTTGTGTTTCTACCGTTGACTCTGCTTGCTATGTGCGTGATCCACAAGTTATGGACTTCCATGCGGCTTGCTCCGAGCACCACTTGCTTAAAGCCGAAGGTTTGCCAGGGGGAGCATTCATGACAGATCAACCATGTTTTGCTACTGATATCACAGCCTTCAGCAAGACAGATTACCCTCTTTCTCACCATGCCAAAATATTTGGAATGCGTGCTGCTGTAGCGATACGCGTTCAGAGTATTTACACTAAATCTGCTGACTTTGTTTTGGAGTTCTTTCTACCGCTTGATTGCACAGATGCTGAGGACCAGAAGCAGATGTTGAACTCAATATTTTCTGCATTACAACAGATTTGCCACTGTTTGCATGTCATCGCAGACCAAAAGGTAAGAGAAGAAACAACCATTCCTGATGATGAAAAGCCAAGCTCTTCTGTCAGTAAATCAGTAAAAGAGAAGACTTTAGGTTTTGTATCACCCGCTAAGGAATTATCTCTAAGCACTTCCTCCTGGGTTGCACCCGCACTAGACAACTCAGGGACGGCCAAAGATGTAGCTTTCTCTCTGGATAATCACCAGGAGGATCCAGAAGAAGAGTGCAAGTTGACAACCCAGTGGGACAACAATAAGGCGGAGCTACATCATACGCCTACATCCCCCAAGCTCATCCAAATTCAGCAACGTTCTGGATCGAAAGGAAATGTTGTGGGTAGTGAAGATGTTTCTGCAGTTGGGGTTCATAACTCAATGGGTGACAGAAGCACAGGTCAAAGAAGAAGGACGAAGACTGAGAAGAGTATCAGCTTGCAAGATCTAAGACAGTACTTTTCTGGTAGCCTGAAAGATGCTGCGAAGAGTATTGGAG TATGTCCCACAACATTAAAAAGAATATGCAGGCAACACGGAATCACTAGGTGGCCTTCTCGAAAGATAAAGAAGGTTGGCCACTCGTTAAGAAAGCTCCAACTTGTGATCGATTCAGTCCAGTGTGCCGATGGCGCTATTCGACTGAGTTCTTTCTATACCAACTTCCCTGAACTGAATTCTGCAAATTTACCAACTCCAAGTAACTTGTCCATGCCACAAGGGAGCGATCATTTGCAGGAACTGACCACTCAACCTGAGGGTTGCATCTTAAGCCCTGAAACTACTGCTTCAAAATCACCTTCTTCTTCTGGTAGTCATAGCTCCAGTTCAAGTTTTTGTTATTCCACTGGGCCAATGCAGTCTCTTCCTGTCCACGTGCCCAGTGCTCAAGATGCTTCATCTGCAGAAGAGTGCAGAGCAGCACTGAAGAAAACATGCAGTGATGCAGAGTTGCATGATTTGGTTAAAAGAGAAGAAACCAAGCTTCTAGGGAGATCTCAAAGCCAAAAGATTTTCATTGATGATGCTTCTCCTGATACTCTGCCTTCCTTGCCACAGACTAGCAGCCAGATATTACAGAGTGGAAGCTTGTTTAGGGTAAAAGTAAATTTCGGGGAAGAAAAGGTTCGGTTTAGTCTACAGCCTCGTTGGGGTTTTGCAGATTTATTGAAAGAAGTACGGAGGCGCTTTAGCATAGACGATCTCATTGAGATTGATCTTAAATATTTGGATGATGACAATGAATGGGTGCTTTTGACATGTGATGCTGATCTTGAAGAATGTATAGACATACACAAATCCTCTAAAAGCACCGTGATCAGACTGTCCATCCACCAGGGCCGTCATTTTAATGTTGGAAGCACATCTGGTAGCCATGGCTCATGA
- the LOC113709534 gene encoding protein NLP2-like isoform X2 yields the protein MGDGAFTANDSGTLSDNVLDFDLMDELLFDGFWLESTRESNFWEPDQASISEEAKTTDFVDHKALDRTQMDEFGTRHRENLDAALHSASSGQPEGFLVEGSDMNRRLWVGPTGDPTPNTSVRKRLVQAIEYLRKSTSDKDALIQLWVPVKRGGGRVLSTKNQPFSLDPNCRSLAEYRHISRNYQFAAEEDSKELVGLPGRVFLKKLPEWTPDVRFFMGEEYPRVNHAQQYNVRGCLALPVFQRGSGTCLGVVEIVSTAQKVNYRPELENVCKALEAVDLSSSIISTSPNMKDCDESYQLALVDIRSVLKYVCDMNKLPLAQTWASCSWQGKGGCRHSEENYVRCVSTVDSACYVRDPQVMDFHAACSEHHLLKAEGLPGGAFMTDQPCFATDITAFSKTDYPLSHHAKIFGMRAAVAIRVQSIYTKSADFVLEFFLPLDCTDAEDQKQMLNSIFSALQQICHCLHVIADQKVREETTIPDDEKPSSSVSKSVKEKTLGFVSPAKELSLSTSSWVAPALDNSGTAKDVAFSLDNHQEDPEEECKLTTQWDNNKAELHHTPTSPKLIQIQQRSGSKGNVVGSEDVSAVGVHNSMGDRSTGQRRRTKTEKSISLQDLRQYFSGSLKDAAKSIGVCPTTLKRICRQHGITRWPSRKIKKVGHSLRKLQLVIDSVQCADGAIRLSSFYTNFPELNSANLPTPSNLSMPQGSDHLQELTTQPEGCILSPETTASKSPSSSGSHSSSSSFCYSTGPMQSLPVHVPSAQDASSAEECRAALKKTCSDAELHDLVKREETKLLGRSQSQKIFIDDASPDTLPSLPQTSSQILQSGSLFRVKVNFGEEKVRFSLQPRWGFADLLKEVRRRFSIDDLIEIDLKYLDDDNEWVLLTCDADLEECIDIHKSSKSTVIRLSIHQGRHFNVGSTSGSHGS from the exons ATGGGAGATGGGGCCTTCACAGCTAATGACTCGGGAACACTTTCTGACAATGTCCTGGACTTCGATCTCATGGATGAACTCTTGTTTGATGGTTTCTGGTTAGAATCTACACGGGAGTCCAACTTTTGGGAGCCTG ATCAGGCAAGCATTTCAGAAGAAGCAAAAACGACTGATTTTGTTGACCATAAGGCTCTCGATCGTACCCAAATGGATGAATTTGGGACAAGACACCGGGAGAACCTTGACGCTGCTCTTCATTCTGCATCTTCAGGACAACCTGAAGGCTTTTTGGTAGAAGGGAGCGACATGAACAGAAGATTATGGGTTGGACCAACTGGAGATCCAACTCCAAATACCTCGGTGAGAAAGAGACTAGTGCAGGCTATTGAATACCTGAGGAAATCCACTTCTGATAAGGATGCTCTGATTCAACTTTGGGTGCCTGTAAAAAGAGGAGGCGGACGTGTTCTTTCAACTAAAAATCAACCATTCTCCCTCGATCCAAATTGCAGAAGTCTTGCAGAATACAGACACATCTCCAGAAACTATCAATTTGCCGCTGAGGAGGACTCCAAGGAGCTTGTTGGATTGCCTGGCCGTGTCTTCTTGAAGAAGTTGCCCGAGTGGACTCCTGATGTTCGTTTTTTCATGGGAGAAGAGTATCCACGTGTTAATCATGCCCAGCAGTACAATGTTAGAGGGTGTCTTGCTCTTCCTGTTTTTCAAAGAGGAAGTGGAACTTGCTTAGGTGTTGTTGAAATTGTCTCAACAGCTCAGAAAGTTAATTATCGCCCTGAACTTGAAAACGTTTGCAAAGCTCTTGAG GCTGTCGATTTAAGCAGCTCAATTATCTCAACTTCTCCCAACATGAAG GATTGTGACGAGTCCTACCAACTAGCTTTAGTAGATATCCGATCTGTGTTGAAATATGTCTGTGACATGAATAAATTGCCGCTGGCTCAGACTTGGGCCTCTTGTAGCTGGCAAGGCAAAGGCGGGTGCAGGCACTCCGAAGAGAACTATGTGCGTTGTGTTTCTACCGTTGACTCTGCTTGCTATGTGCGTGATCCACAAGTTATGGACTTCCATGCGGCTTGCTCCGAGCACCACTTGCTTAAAGCCGAAGGTTTGCCAGGGGGAGCATTCATGACAGATCAACCATGTTTTGCTACTGATATCACAGCCTTCAGCAAGACAGATTACCCTCTTTCTCACCATGCCAAAATATTTGGAATGCGTGCTGCTGTAGCGATACGCGTTCAGAGTATTTACACTAAATCTGCTGACTTTGTTTTGGAGTTCTTTCTACCGCTTGATTGCACAGATGCTGAGGACCAGAAGCAGATGTTGAACTCAATATTTTCTGCATTACAACAGATTTGCCACTGTTTGCATGTCATCGCAGACCAAAAGGTAAGAGAAGAAACAACCATTCCTGATGATGAAAAGCCAAGCTCTTCTGTCAGTAAATCAGTAAAAGAGAAGACTTTAGGTTTTGTATCACCCGCTAAGGAATTATCTCTAAGCACTTCCTCCTGGGTTGCACCCGCACTAGACAACTCAGGGACGGCCAAAGATGTAGCTTTCTCTCTGGATAATCACCAGGAGGATCCAGAAGAAGAGTGCAAGTTGACAACCCAGTGGGACAACAATAAGGCGGAGCTACATCATACGCCTACATCCCCCAAGCTCATCCAAATTCAGCAACGTTCTGGATCGAAAGGAAATGTTGTGGGTAGTGAAGATGTTTCTGCAGTTGGGGTTCATAACTCAATGGGTGACAGAAGCACAGGTCAAAGAAGAAGGACGAAGACTGAGAAGAGTATCAGCTTGCAAGATCTAAGACAGTACTTTTCTGGTAGCCTGAAAGATGCTGCGAAGAGTATTGGAG TATGTCCCACAACATTAAAAAGAATATGCAGGCAACACGGAATCACTAGGTGGCCTTCTCGAAAGATAAAGAAGGTTGGCCACTCGTTAAGAAAGCTCCAACTTGTGATCGATTCAGTCCAGTGTGCCGATGGCGCTATTCGACTGAGTTCTTTCTATACCAACTTCCCTGAACTGAATTCTGCAAATTTACCAACTCCAAGTAACTTGTCCATGCCACAAGGGAGCGATCATTTGCAGGAACTGACCACTCAACCTGAGGGTTGCATCTTAAGCCCTGAAACTACTGCTTCAAAATCACCTTCTTCTTCTGGTAGTCATAGCTCCAGTTCAAGTTTTTGTTATTCCACTGGGCCAATGCAGTCTCTTCCTGTCCACGTGCCCAGTGCTCAAGATGCTTCATCTGCAGAAGAGTGCAGAGCAGCACTGAAGAAAACATGCAGTGATGCAGAGTTGCATGATTTGGTTAAAAGAGAAGAAACCAAGCTTCTAGGGAGATCTCAAAGCCAAAAGATTTTCATTGATGATGCTTCTCCTGATACTCTGCCTTCCTTGCCACAGACTAGCAGCCAGATATTACAGAGTGGAAGCTTGTTTAGGGTAAAAGTAAATTTCGGGGAAGAAAAGGTTCGGTTTAGTCTACAGCCTCGTTGGGGTTTTGCAGATTTATTGAAAGAAGTACGGAGGCGCTTTAGCATAGACGATCTCATTGAGATTGATCTTAAATATTTGGATGATGACAATGAATGGGTGCTTTTGACATGTGATGCTGATCTTGAAGAATGTATAGACATACACAAATCCTCTAAAAGCACCGTGATCAGACTGTCCATCCACCAGGGCCGTCATTTTAATGTTGGAAGCACATCTGGTAGCCATGGCTCATGA